Proteins co-encoded in one Candidatus Coatesbacteria bacterium genomic window:
- a CDS encoding site-2 protease family protein, translated as MDWQQIIIAVPVLLFSLTFHEASHAWMAHRRGDDTAKLAGRLTLNPLPHISLVGTILLPAILIISGAGFIIGAAKPVPVDVRNLRNPKRDHLAVSLAGPGSNILLALGFTIILQVAYLFGVHEHAPGGLTSPAAILMGLLQYGVLINLILAGFNILPIPPLDGSSLLISVLPPKAGRYISQIAPYGFIIVILLVATGLLTPYFQLFYDLTMWLTTPLG; from the coding sequence ATGGATTGGCAGCAGATCATTATCGCCGTACCGGTCCTGCTCTTTAGTTTAACCTTCCACGAGGCCTCGCACGCCTGGATGGCCCATCGTCGCGGTGACGATACGGCGAAGCTGGCCGGGCGGTTGACGCTCAATCCCCTGCCGCACATCAGTCTTGTGGGGACGATTCTGCTGCCGGCGATCCTGATCATCTCCGGGGCGGGCTTCATTATCGGCGCCGCCAAACCCGTTCCCGTGGATGTGCGCAACCTGCGCAACCCCAAGCGGGATCACCTGGCCGTCAGCCTGGCGGGACCGGGCTCGAACATACTTCTGGCCCTGGGCTTCACCATCATTCTGCAGGTCGCCTACCTGTTCGGGGTTCACGAGCACGCCCCGGGCGGCCTGACCTCCCCGGCGGCCATCCTGATGGGACTGCTGCAGTACGGCGTGCTGATCAACCTGATCCTGGCCGGTTTCAACATCCTGCCCATCCCGCCCCTGGACGGCTCCAGTCTGCTGATCAGCGTCCTGCCGCCCAAGGCGGGCCGTTACATCAGCCAGATCGCCCCCTACGGCTTCATCATCGTCATCCTGTTGGTGGCCACTGGTCTGCTGACGCCCTATTTCCAGCTGTTCTACGACCTGACGATGTGGCTGACCACCCCCCTGGGCTAG